Within the Drosophila melanogaster chromosome 3R genome, the region GACTTTCGAGACACCATCATGGTGGATGCTATTGAGCGAAAACTGGGTGAAAATGCTGCAGAGTGCTTCAAATTCATATTAAAGATTATGTATAACACAACTGATCCGTGGGAAAGAGTGAGTTTCAAGACAAGCATTGTGCTTTTCAAAAATtcataacatatatatttatttttgcagaAACTCTCCAATCAAATAACTTTCGTTGAAATTAAACAGGCTATTGAAAGAAAATCGAATAACCTGGATCTCATGAAGTACTTGGACCAGTACATAAGCCTATTGAGTGAGTATAAATGGCAAAAACGAATGAATACATCCTTAAATATTGTCCTATTTTTAGCTGAGGACTCACTGGGATTCTTTCGAAGAGTTGGCGACATGGGTGGTGGTGTGTATGTGGTGGATATGGAACATGCCTTCGAGTCGCTGGCCTTTGCTTGTGTGGAGTGTGTCATCACGGAACGATTTGGCTCAAAGGCAGCCCGAATATTTCGAGTGATTCGATGCAAGAAATACATAGAACAGGAGGACCTGCAAAAGGAGGCCATGATCCCATCCAAAGAGGCCAAGTCGCTGGCGTATAATTTGTTCCAGGAACAGTTTATTCATGTCAAGATTATTAAGAAGCCTGGCGGAGGCAGTAATGGCCCCGCAAAGGCATTTTACCTCTTCCAGGTCAAGGAGAAAGATGTGAGTGTGGTCGAGGAAAAGTTGTTCTTCTATCTCTAATGTTATTCATGCATTTCAGACCGTGAGAATGCTGCTTGATGCCAGCTACAAATCCCTTTATAACACAATAGAGCGATCTAACTTCGAAAAAAATGAGCACAAGGGCCTAATTGAAAAATCACAAAGGCTGGACAGCATCGTAGAGGCCATGAAGGAACGTGGAGAGACGGACGAGTATATCGCAGAGGTACATATTATTTAGGTTGATAGGGAAGTACATTTTAAGCAGCTCCCTGCCATTTCAGATTGTTGAGACTTTCACGCCGCCGGAATGCGAGATCCTTAATAAGGTGAAAAATCGCATAAAGACCTTGTCAAAAGCTGAACTGACCCTAGACGATACAATCTTTCTTCTGCAAATGTATCAGCATCATTGCACTACGCTGCCAACGGGTATTcgtaaatttaaataaattgtaatcaTAAGGGAATCAGATTGTCTTATTTATTCAGAAGTTTTTCGTATTGCCCGAGGAGAGGCATTTTGAAGAAAACTAAGACTATGCATTTTCTGAACATTTACGATCAGCATCTTCTtggaaaatcatttttatggtTACTGCCGACATTTTAAAGTATATTAGACTCAAATTTATTAAACACACATATGCGAATGAAAGGACTGCACACTGAATCACAGGCTATATAAATAAGGTATGCATAAAAGAAGGCTAGTTGCTTTCAGGAGTAATTACACTCCGCTTCCGGTGCACAATACGCTGCTCGCGATGGGCTTTCTgcaatttaatgaaatgttGTTCCAAGGCATCGAAATCAATGCCACTTTTGTACTCCAGTGAGTTGCGTTCATCC harbors:
- the Polr3C gene encoding RNA polymerase III subunit C, isoform B, with the translated sequence MSADYSHLSSAILEQCFGKVVQAVADCLFSATTRTLGQITSATKLSRKEVAFALAVLVKFRLVDFAASKANPFLAEYALRREDVLCLLRYPRYVHLVQTKYGNVGASISEELINSGSDTATGILLKCLAENENKAESPESYRNTFLEMITDHYIIKRPELLVGDDQDENVPKFETNECDFFRHPNIDLQLLAKIQKGEATLAEARDSHMVWHLNHDRFHQDFRDTIMVDAIERKLGENAAECFKFILKIMYNTTDPWERKLSNQITFVEIKQAIERKSNNLDLMKYLDQYISLLTEDSLGFFRRVGDMGGGVYVVDMEHAFESLAFACVECVITERFGSKAARIFRVIRCKKYIEQEDLQKEAMIPSKEAKSLAYNLFQEQFIHVKIIKKPGGGSNGPAKAFYLFQVKEKDTVRMLLDASYKSLYNTIERSNFEKNEHKGLIEKSQRLDSIVEAMKERGETDEYIAEIVETFTPPECEILNKVKNRIKTLSKAELTLDDTIFLLQMYQHHCTTLPTGIRKFK